In Archocentrus centrarchus isolate MPI-CPG fArcCen1 chromosome 21, fArcCen1, whole genome shotgun sequence, the following are encoded in one genomic region:
- the il17d gene encoding interleukin-17D, which translates to MRIWARQHPEQSAEMPQRIHVLLLLLLHLAALLPSVCQPTAASRVRKKTVRTRSCLDLPEEILEQMFGRLSVGVMSAFHHALQLEPQDKLNLTCPTTSRIPTDRKTRLPVNLLSISPWAYRISYDPKRYPRYIPEAYCLCKGCLIGSYGEESTQYRSTLVYAPSVILRRTGSCVGGRHSYTEIYVSIAVGCTCVPLLEKGRKPQKSNQILQRREPKARQLFSARKEA; encoded by the exons ATGCGCATTTGGGCGCGACAACATCCCGAGCAGAGCGCAGAGATGCCACAGAGGATCCACgtcctgctgcttctgctgctgcacctgGCGGCGCTGCTGCCGTCGGTGTGTCAGCCGACAGCAGCGAGCCGGGTGAGAAAGAAGACCGTCAGGACGCGGTCCTGCCTGGACCTGCCGGAGGAGATTTTGGAGCAGATGTTCGGACGGCTCTCGGTGGGAGTGATGAGCGCTTTCCATCACGCTCTGCAGCTGGAGCCGCAGGACAAACTTAATCTTACCTGCCCCACGACCTCACGGATCCCGACCGACCGCAAGACCCGCCTCCCGGTCAACCTGCTCAGCATCTCCCCCTGGGCCTACAG gatCTCATATGACCCAAAGAGATATCCCCGCTACATCCCTGAGGCCTACTGCCTGTGCAAGGGCTGCCTGATTGGATCGTATGGCGAGGAGAGCACCCAGTACCGCAGCACCCTGGTCTACGCTCCCTCCGTCATCCTGAGGAGAACAGGTTCCTGTGTCGGTGGCCGCCACTCTTACACGGAGATCTACGTCTCCATAGCTGTGGGATGCACCTGTGTGCCGCTGCTGGAGAAGGGGCGGAAGCCCCAGAAGAGCAACCAGATCCTGCAGAGGAGAGAGCCTAAAGCCAGGCAGCTCTTCAGTGCAAGAAAGGAAGCATGA
- the eef1akmt1 gene encoding EEF1A lysine methyltransferase 1, whose translation MSDSDDDVPTLSAHTLAALQEFYSETQVAVDHGTAPTDQFAVGAVEEDWRMSQFWYSDETATQLAEEAVREAGEGGRIACVSAPSVYQKLKQGSVVGSERVSAVVLEYDRRFATYGEDFIFYDYNEPLSLPASAAPHSFDIVLADPPYLSEECLSKVTQTIKYLSKGKVLLCTGAIMENLAKELLDVKMCDFLPKHNRNLSNEFRCFVNYPSRLLTC comes from the exons ATGAGTGACAGCGATGATGATGTTCCTACTCTGTCAGCTCACACTCTGGCCGCCCTGCAGGAGTTTTACAGTGAGACCCAGGTAGCTGTGGATCACGGCACAGCACCAACAGACCAGTTTGCTGTGGGAGCCGTGGAGGAGGACTGG CGGATGAGCCAGTTCTGGTACAGCGACGAGACAGCAACACAGTTAGCTGAGGAAGCAGTGCGAGAAGCTGGAGAGGGAGGAAG GATAGCATGTGTGAGCGCGCCCAGTGTGTACCAGAAGCTGAAGCAGGGCTCGGTGGTCGGTTCTGAGCGGGTGTCTGCCGTAGTGTTGGAGTACGACCGCCGCTTCGCCACCTACGGAGAGGACTTCATATTCTACGACTACAACGAGCCGCTCTCTCTCCCAGCCAGCGCGGCTCCTCACAGCTTCGACATCGTCCTCGCTGACCCGCCCTACCTGTCCGAAGAGTGTCTGAGCAAAGTGACCCAAACCATCAAGTACCTGAGCAAAGGCAAAGTGCTGCTGTGCACAG GAGCCATCATGGAGAATCTGGCCAAAGAGCTCCTGGATGTAAAAATGTGCGACTTTTtgccaaaacacaacagaaacttGTCCAACGAGTTCCGCTGTTTTGTCAACTACCCGTCTCGCCTTCTGACCTGCTGA